A region from the Oryzias latipes chromosome 20, ASM223467v1 genome encodes:
- the LOC110014564 gene encoding LIM domain and actin-binding protein 1 isoform X4: MDWKNDLRRTQSMRSIPSSSDKPTRTDTGLRDKLASVSELVARYQTSVRASSGIKATSRHSTPGATKPKGIPSPQLSRETSLEFLLRRNEERKPSGAQPSLTRSKSVGSLQNSSGSIEALKAVFEPKGAAKTRARSSFPPASATPNGMAETPVMNGEAEDMVSPTEGKKLLTENHLKYDAKEHHETEKVGSQTQAEKRRTIGGIDFEKMAVSQAEEKRKLFAEQRDNTVIHTKDIVSVSVRAISALYMSKVATQDSARKLSKLEQQQTFSSEKRAKLTKFQLASHEMCSACQKPVYQMEKITADKYIFHKTCFCCKKCKKKLSMYSFAPLNGEFYCIFHYQQLFKEKGNYDEGFGHTQHKTRWTLRNGAIGVPDESEA; this comes from the exons ATGGATTGGAAGAATGACCTGAGACGAACCCAATCTATGAGGAGCATCCCCTCCTCCAGTGATAAACCCACCAGGACTGACACAGGACTGCGGGACAAGCTGGCGTCTGTGTCTGAGCTGGTGGCCAG GTATCAAACCTCAGTGAGGGCAAGTTCAGGAATCAAAGCAACTTCAAGACACAGCACCCCAGGAGCGACAAAGCCGAAA ggGATACCATCTCCACAACTAAGCAGAGAAACCAGCTTGGAGTTTCTGCTGAGGAGAAACGAGGAGAGAAAACCAAGTGGAGCCCAGCCCAGTTTGACCCGCAGTAAATCCGTGGGAAGCCTTCAAAACAGCAGCGGCTCCATTGAGGCCCTGAAGGCTGTGTTTGAACCCAAGGGAGCTGCAAAAACCAGAGCAAGGAGCAGTTTCCCTCCTGCAAGCGCCACGCCAAATGGCATGGCGGAGACGCCAGTGATGAATGGAGAGGCCGAGGACATGGTGAGCCCTACAGAGGGGAAGAAACTACTCACTGAAAACCACCTCAAATATGATGCAAAAGAACATCATGAGACCGAgaag GTGGGGAGTCAGACCCAGGCAGAGAAGAGGAGGACCATAGGGgggattgattttgaaaaaatggcAGTTTCTCAAGCTG AGGAAAAGAGGAAACTATTTGCAGAGCAGAGAGATAACACCGTTATCCATACCAAGGACATCGTGTCAGTCTCAGTCAGAGCCATTTCTGCACTTTATATGTCTAAAGTGGCAACTCAGGACTCGGCACGCAAACTTTCCAAACTG GAACAGCAGCAGACATTTTCCTCTGAAAAAAGAGCCAAACTAACCAAG TTCCAATTGGCCTCTCATGAGATGTGCTCTGCCTGTCAGAAACCCGTTTATCAGATGGAAAAAATCACTGCGGACAAATATATTTTCCACAAAACCTGCTTCTGCTGTAAAAAGTGCAAGAAAAAACTAAG CATGTACAGTTTCGCTCCCTTAAATGGAGAATTCTACTGCATTTTTCACTACCAACAACTGTTCAAAGAAAAGGGGAATTACGATGAAGGCTTTGGACACACTCAGCACAAAACCCGCTGGACTTTGAGGAACGGAGCCATCGGAGTCCCGGATGAATCTGAGGCATAG
- the LOC110014564 gene encoding xin actin-binding repeat-containing protein 1 isoform X1 yields MDWKNDLRRTQSMRSIPSSSDKPTRTDTGLRDKLASVSELVARYQTSVRASSGIKATSRHSTPGATKPKGIPSPQLSRETSLEFLLRRNEERKPSGAQPSLTRSKSVGSLQNSSGSIEALKAVFEPKGAAKTRARSSFPPASATPNGMAETPVMNGEAEDMVSPTEGKKLLTENHLKYDAKEHHETEKVGSQTQAEKRRTIGGIDFEKMAVSQAEEKRKLFAEQRDNTVIHTKDIVSVSVRAISALYMSKVATQDSARKLSKLEQQQTFSSEKRAKLTKMEEDSQKSQDDYHQAEAEDLTEASSEHLQHSQLSREMLYKQRQKCELRRLLKHTHPELKMLDNIVDEEFAEVLSSEKVAAGETGYEGEVLSRRLIFENRALSDKAFPSTPKIQMAQGGVERCDFNKAMAVLKEPKELQIERVEEALEDDKSSNANLSRKTDSEEELKRKDVQASRRIFENQSKSISRSNQDRPQGKVSMFRDEGSILEKQNKQSERKEREHSSDKSSSKNIEVQLQVSSNDAVSQRTGLSSSEVVCSGATLSEQESISDPGNHGKMIKTSAVLFSNNPFISGNIEKEKSFEREPESLNHESVAADDRLIVNVKNRTNLFESMPFDKIRHQNKEDAETLVENIKETLSFLYHIKAIHSSGAIIEVNETMKAKRAKFLLLDSGPQINYNDVTEGGAQNLILQLLPRTNLKPQITYLKEDSEGCMQTMAVDVPHHQHQFCANKDTEFKTANVVQLVEDILNQDNSLRKGLIIQENVSNFTEVILYSLYKYFDEQDVKSYSPPQAVGSDKESMETIDAPQETFRDAELDRYGVKGNVKLFKDCIEKGDFEYLKTLQAESAGQQEECSENQKLAGDDRDQTGPGGEQAVESNTEWVPVDIKRLKSIFSKDKTNIQDTNFQSSYVSNLSFAKIQSCTESNTEDDGNLAQEEPCHSVVPQFIEQVDDNVHPAKEVETTYQVSTLQAAMYDLQQATHEAKLLYQSLQETQKIPFISNKADVEPLGREANLPRDVGQKVESCTEAGSPECLPASNIITGQDEMTETGHEDKKLENVQICEARNEKDHDNDVILKQDFQAGMALASSSRVSPALDEEQEGGLQGKMQAALESLERSNINVTRGDFRAAMIYRSSYKPSQGKPQKLSNQKPENEKVSNVTDSKLAQPPLSQEGLVDNSPHGTEYKIKGQTNAASRKSERSTGPKPTIPPKPEHFKVKQDQSIALKKPEETQTKNVRSKEPMFQSPQPPEMLVLDQNKQCKPNERSTEHQSHEDNNKSVEMLLQTKGDHVQSSAITLESNQTDNSSTTGQPEVSAAVERHGSKNATGRDNRNKTDKNQADLKESIQDLGEKKDLSMRTAPPKPIRLKILQNEDKTRKHKVSNADDNSKPVQSYVDPPSDTCRLTEIRKDKQEKEMKQEDNIETREKTEEIQMEEDCHERLSIHMDKIVRENITAAMEICDNLQKQEQLQSILSRVEEIEKDTSEVDVKILRRAFENVPDWAVRSDKRTEKNRDTENKGKKSPIPQEKTDSTSPMAHVYGDLERASAEIIHLKEQTIARLLDIEDAIRKALYSVSTLKSDSDIASLSYLLKESFGQKASPAGNITQITIHPGSMEPQGAQESCITREIPAATETASASQQPSLPSTPSHIAIQSEATKSEPQKTRMCPTCQQNAKEEKFQTTKTLMCNSPTQGKRMNSIQSGQKPEMLISDREVSVLEVQTDSDGNGITGRPKENQEKMDGSGNRCYSSKIVMATEPETIKATSKAVFSPSKQEVSTYPEFQLPVSQITTFKPK; encoded by the exons ATGGATTGGAAGAATGACCTGAGACGAACCCAATCTATGAGGAGCATCCCCTCCTCCAGTGATAAACCCACCAGGACTGACACAGGACTGCGGGACAAGCTGGCGTCTGTGTCTGAGCTGGTGGCCAG GTATCAAACCTCAGTGAGGGCAAGTTCAGGAATCAAAGCAACTTCAAGACACAGCACCCCAGGAGCGACAAAGCCGAAA ggGATACCATCTCCACAACTAAGCAGAGAAACCAGCTTGGAGTTTCTGCTGAGGAGAAACGAGGAGAGAAAACCAAGTGGAGCCCAGCCCAGTTTGACCCGCAGTAAATCCGTGGGAAGCCTTCAAAACAGCAGCGGCTCCATTGAGGCCCTGAAGGCTGTGTTTGAACCCAAGGGAGCTGCAAAAACCAGAGCAAGGAGCAGTTTCCCTCCTGCAAGCGCCACGCCAAATGGCATGGCGGAGACGCCAGTGATGAATGGAGAGGCCGAGGACATGGTGAGCCCTACAGAGGGGAAGAAACTACTCACTGAAAACCACCTCAAATATGATGCAAAAGAACATCATGAGACCGAgaag GTGGGGAGTCAGACCCAGGCAGAGAAGAGGAGGACCATAGGGgggattgattttgaaaaaatggcAGTTTCTCAAGCTG AGGAAAAGAGGAAACTATTTGCAGAGCAGAGAGATAACACCGTTATCCATACCAAGGACATCGTGTCAGTCTCAGTCAGAGCCATTTCTGCACTTTATATGTCTAAAGTGGCAACTCAGGACTCGGCACGCAAACTTTCCAAACTG GAACAGCAGCAGACATTTTCCTCTGAAAAAAGAGCCAAACTAACCAAG ATGGAAGAAGACTCCCAAAAAAGCCAAGATGACTACCACCAAGCAGAGGCGGAGGACCTTACTGAAGCATCCTCTGAGCATTTACAGCACTCCCAACTTTCCAGGGAAATGTTGTACAAACAACGGCAGAAATGTGAGCTGAGAAGGCTCCTGAAGCACACTCACCCAGAGCTGAAGATGCTTGATAATATTGTGGATGAGGAGTTTGCTGAGGTTTTGAGCTCAGAGAAGGTGGCAGCTGGTGAAACTGGATATGAGGGAGAGGTCCTTTCAAGACGCCTGATATTTGAGAACCGTGCACTCAGTGACAAAGCATTTCCTTCCACCCCCAAGATCCAGATGGCTCAGGGAGGGGTGGAAAGATGTGATTTTAACAAAGCAATGGCCGTTTTAAAGGAACCAAAGGAGCTACAAATTGAGAGAGTAGAAGAGGCCCTGGAAGACGATAAATCATCTAATGCAAATCTAAGCCGAAAAACAGACAGTGAGGAAGAGCTGAAAAGGAAAGATGTTCAAGCCTCTAGAAGGATATTTGAGAATCAGTCCAAAAGTATATCTAGGTCAAACCAAGATCGGCCTCAGGGGAAAGTTTCTATGTTTAGAGACGAGGGAAGTATACTTGAGAAGCAAAACAAGCAGTCTGAACGCAAAGAGAGGGAACACAGCAGTGACAAAAGTAGCAGCAAAAACATAGAAGTACAGCTTCAGGTGTCGAGTAATGATGCAGTCTCTCAAAGAACAGGCCTCTCTAGTAGTGAAGTGGTGTGTAGTGGTGCAACACTCAGTGAGCAAGAGAGTATTTCTGATCCTGGAAACCACGggaagatgataaaaacaagtgctgttcttttttcaaacaaccCATTCATCTCAGGAAACATTGAAAAGGAGAAATCCTTTGAGCGAGAACCAGAAAGTCTGAATCACGAGAGCGTAGCAGCAGACGACAGGCTGATCGTCAATGTCAAGAACAGAACCAATCTGTTTGAATCAATGCCGTTTGACAAGATCAGACACCAAAACAAGGAGGATGCTGAGACTCTGGTGGAGAACATTAAAGAAACTCTGAGTTTCCTTTACCATATAAAAGCCATACACTCATCTGGCGCCATTATTGAGGTGAACGAAACAATGAAGGCCAAAAGAGCTAAATTCCTATTATTAGATAGTGGACCTCAGATCAACTACAATGACGTGACGGAAGGTGGTGCCCAAAACCTCATCCTTCAACTGCTACCACGAACTAACCTGAAGCCTCAGATTACTTACCTAAAGGAGGATAGCGAGGGATGCATGCAGACCATGGCGGTGGATGTTCCTCACCATCAGCATCAGTTCTGTGCTAACAAAGACACAGAGTTCAAAACTGCCAACGTGGTTCAGCTTGTTGAGGACATCCTCAATCAAGACAACTCTCTGAGGAAAGGATTAATCATTCAGGAAAATGTAAGCAACTTTACAGAAGTTATTCTTTACTCCCTCTACAAATACTTTGACGAGCAAGATGTGAAGAGTTACAGCCCTCCACAAGCGGTAGGGTCAGACAAAGAGAGCATGGAAACCATTGATGCCCCCCAAGAAACATTTAGAGATGCTGAGTTAGACAGGTATGGAGTAAAGGGGAATGTAAAACTGTTCAAGGATTGCATCGAAAAGGGTGACTTTGAGTATTTGAAAACTCTTCAGGCTGAGTCTGCTGGTCAGCAAGAAGAATGTTCTGAAAACCAGAAGCTAGCAGGAGATGATAGAGATCAGACTGGACCAGGAGGAGAACAGGCTGTTGAAAGTAACACAGAATGGGTCCCAGTGGATATTAAGAgactaaaaagcattttttctaaAGACAAAACCAATATTCAGGACACTAATTTTCAATCTTCCTATGTTTCTAATTTATCATTTGCAAAAATTCAATCTTGTACAGAATCCAACACTGAAGACGATGGAAACCTTGCACAAGAGGAACCATGTCACTCAGTTGTGCCACAGTTTATAGAGCAGGTTGATGACAATGTCCATCCAGCTAAAGAGGTAGAGACCACTTACCAGGTTTCCACTCTCCAGGCTGCCATGTATGACCTCCAACAGGCCACACATGAAGCCAAATTGTTATATCAATCTCtgcaagaaacacaaaaaatcccATTTATCTCCAATAAAGCAGATGTGGAGCCTTTAGGCAGAGAAGCTAATTTACCTCGAGATGTAGGGCAAAAAGTGGAGTCGTGTACTGAAGCAGGCTCCCCTGAATGCTTACCAGCATCAAACATTATCACAGGACAAGATGAAATGACAGAGACAGGACACGAAGACAAAAAgttggaaaatgtgcaaatctGTGAGGCTAGAAATGAAAAGGATCACGACAACGATGTGATCctaaaacaagattttcaagCTGGCATGGCCTTAGCAAGCAGTTCACGGGTGTCACCTGCACTGGACGAGGAACAGGAAGGTGGTCTTCAGGGAAAAATGCAAGCAGCGTTGGAATCCTTGGAAAGGTCCAACATTAATGTCACGAGAGGAGATTTTAGGGCAGCCATGATTTACAGAAGCTCTTACAAACCTAGTCAAGGAAAACCGCAAAAACTGTCCAATCAAAagccagaaaatgaaaaagtaagtAATGTGACTGATTCTAAATTAGCTCAACCACCACTAAGTCAAGAAGGGTTAGTAGACAACTCCCCACATGGCACTGAATACAAAATTAAAGGACAAACAAATGCTGCCTCAAGAAAATCTGAAAGATCCACTGGTCCAAAACCAACCATCCCGCCCAAACCTGAACACTTTAAGGTCAAGCAGGATCAGTCAATTGCCTTAAAGAAGCCTGAAGAAACCCaaactaaaaatgtaagaaGCAAAGAACCAATGTTTCAATCTCCTCAACCACCAGAGATGTTAGTTTTAGATCAAAATAAACAATGTAAACCAAATGAAAGATCAACGGAACATCAAAGCCATGAGGATAATAATAAATCTGTGGAGATGTTACTACAAACCAAAGGAGATCATGTTCAAAGTTCAGCTATCACTTTAGAAAGCAACCAAACAGATAATTCTAGTACAACTGGACAACCAGAGGTGAGTGCAGCAGTGGAAAGGCATGGTTCCAAGAATGCAACAGGAAGAGATAACAGGAATAAAACTGATAAAAACCAGGCAGATTTAAAGGAGTCAATTCAAGATTTAGGTGAGAAAAAGGACCTTTCCATGAGGACTGCTCCACCAAAACCCATAAGACTCAAAATATTACAGAATGAggataaaacaagaaaacacaaagttaGCAATGCAGATGACAACTCAAAGCCAGTGCAAAGTTATGTGGACCCACCCTCTGACACTTGTAGACTGACAGAAATAAGGAAAGACAAGCAGGAGAAGGAGATGAAGCAAGAAGACAACATTGAAACTagagaaaagacagaagaaatcCAAATGGAGGAGGACTGCCATGAAAGGCTCTCCATCCACATGGATAAGATCGTCAGAGAGAACATAACAGCTGCCATGGAAATTTGTGACAACTTGCAAAAGCaagagcagctgcagagcaTCCTCAGCCGGGTTGAAGAAATAGAAAAGGACACAAGCGAGGTCGATGTCAAGATCCTGAGGAGAGCATTCGAGAATGTCCCTGACTGGGCTGTGAGGTCTgacaaaagaacagaaaaaaacagagacacCGAGAACAAAGGCAAAAAGTCGCCCATACCGCAGGAGAAAACTGACAGCACTTCCCCAATGGCACATGTTTATGGCGATCTTGAGCGAGCTAGTGCAGAAATCATTCATCTAAAAGAGCAGACGATTGCAAGACTTTTGGACATAGAAGACGCCATCAGGAAGGCACTTTACTCAGTGTCCACCCTAAAATCTGACTCAGACATTGCAAGTTTGTCGTATCTTTTAAAGGAATCTTTTGGGCAAAAAGCATCTCCTGCTGGTAATATCACTCAAATTACCATTCACCCAGGCAGCATGGAGCCACAGGGAGCACAAGAAAGTTGCATCACCAGAGAAATCCCAGCTGCCACAGAAACCGCCTCTGCATCCCAACAACCAAGTCTTCCATCTACACCTTCACACATCGCTATTCAGTCAGAAGCTACAAAGTCGGAGCCACAGAAAACCAGAATGTGCCCCACCTGTCAGCAGAATGCAAAAGAGGAGAAATTTCAAACAACAAAGACGCTAATGTGCAACAGCCCCACACAGGGCAAAAGAATGAACAGCATTCAAAGTGGGCAAAAACCTGAAATGCTAATCTCTGATCGAGAGGTCAGTGTGCTGGAAGTGCAAACTGATAGTGACGGGAATGGCATCACTGGAAGACCAAaagaaaatcaggaaaaaatggATGGCTCAGGAAACCGCTGTTACTCCTCCAAAATTGTCATGGCTACTGAGCCAGAAACCATAAAAGCCACAAGTAAGGCAGTTTTCAGTCCATCCAAGCAAGAAGTTTCCACCTATCCTGAATTTCAGCTGCCAGTCAGCCAGATCACTACCTTTAAACCCAAGTAA
- the LOC110014564 gene encoding xin actin-binding repeat-containing protein 1 isoform X2, which produces MSKVATQDSARKLSKLEQQQTFSSEKRAKLTKMEEDSQKSQDDYHQAEAEDLTEASSEHLQHSQLSREMLYKQRQKCELRRLLKHTHPELKMLDNIVDEEFAEVLSSEKVAAGETGYEGEVLSRRLIFENRALSDKAFPSTPKIQMAQGGVERCDFNKAMAVLKEPKELQIERVEEALEDDKSSNANLSRKTDSEEELKRKDVQASRRIFENQSKSISRSNQDRPQGKVSMFRDEGSILEKQNKQSERKEREHSSDKSSSKNIEVQLQVSSNDAVSQRTGLSSSEVVCSGATLSEQESISDPGNHGKMIKTSAVLFSNNPFISGNIEKEKSFEREPESLNHESVAADDRLIVNVKNRTNLFESMPFDKIRHQNKEDAETLVENIKETLSFLYHIKAIHSSGAIIEVNETMKAKRAKFLLLDSGPQINYNDVTEGGAQNLILQLLPRTNLKPQITYLKEDSEGCMQTMAVDVPHHQHQFCANKDTEFKTANVVQLVEDILNQDNSLRKGLIIQENVSNFTEVILYSLYKYFDEQDVKSYSPPQAVGSDKESMETIDAPQETFRDAELDRYGVKGNVKLFKDCIEKGDFEYLKTLQAESAGQQEECSENQKLAGDDRDQTGPGGEQAVESNTEWVPVDIKRLKSIFSKDKTNIQDTNFQSSYVSNLSFAKIQSCTESNTEDDGNLAQEEPCHSVVPQFIEQVDDNVHPAKEVETTYQVSTLQAAMYDLQQATHEAKLLYQSLQETQKIPFISNKADVEPLGREANLPRDVGQKVESCTEAGSPECLPASNIITGQDEMTETGHEDKKLENVQICEARNEKDHDNDVILKQDFQAGMALASSSRVSPALDEEQEGGLQGKMQAALESLERSNINVTRGDFRAAMIYRSSYKPSQGKPQKLSNQKPENEKVSNVTDSKLAQPPLSQEGLVDNSPHGTEYKIKGQTNAASRKSERSTGPKPTIPPKPEHFKVKQDQSIALKKPEETQTKNVRSKEPMFQSPQPPEMLVLDQNKQCKPNERSTEHQSHEDNNKSVEMLLQTKGDHVQSSAITLESNQTDNSSTTGQPEVSAAVERHGSKNATGRDNRNKTDKNQADLKESIQDLGEKKDLSMRTAPPKPIRLKILQNEDKTRKHKVSNADDNSKPVQSYVDPPSDTCRLTEIRKDKQEKEMKQEDNIETREKTEEIQMEEDCHERLSIHMDKIVRENITAAMEICDNLQKQEQLQSILSRVEEIEKDTSEVDVKILRRAFENVPDWAVRSDKRTEKNRDTENKGKKSPIPQEKTDSTSPMAHVYGDLERASAEIIHLKEQTIARLLDIEDAIRKALYSVSTLKSDSDIASLSYLLKESFGQKASPAGNITQITIHPGSMEPQGAQESCITREIPAATETASASQQPSLPSTPSHIAIQSEATKSEPQKTRMCPTCQQNAKEEKFQTTKTLMCNSPTQGKRMNSIQSGQKPEMLISDREVSVLEVQTDSDGNGITGRPKENQEKMDGSGNRCYSSKIVMATEPETIKATSKAVFSPSKQEVSTYPEFQLPVSQITTFKPK; this is translated from the exons ATGTCTAAAGTGGCAACTCAGGACTCGGCACGCAAACTTTCCAAACTG GAACAGCAGCAGACATTTTCCTCTGAAAAAAGAGCCAAACTAACCAAG ATGGAAGAAGACTCCCAAAAAAGCCAAGATGACTACCACCAAGCAGAGGCGGAGGACCTTACTGAAGCATCCTCTGAGCATTTACAGCACTCCCAACTTTCCAGGGAAATGTTGTACAAACAACGGCAGAAATGTGAGCTGAGAAGGCTCCTGAAGCACACTCACCCAGAGCTGAAGATGCTTGATAATATTGTGGATGAGGAGTTTGCTGAGGTTTTGAGCTCAGAGAAGGTGGCAGCTGGTGAAACTGGATATGAGGGAGAGGTCCTTTCAAGACGCCTGATATTTGAGAACCGTGCACTCAGTGACAAAGCATTTCCTTCCACCCCCAAGATCCAGATGGCTCAGGGAGGGGTGGAAAGATGTGATTTTAACAAAGCAATGGCCGTTTTAAAGGAACCAAAGGAGCTACAAATTGAGAGAGTAGAAGAGGCCCTGGAAGACGATAAATCATCTAATGCAAATCTAAGCCGAAAAACAGACAGTGAGGAAGAGCTGAAAAGGAAAGATGTTCAAGCCTCTAGAAGGATATTTGAGAATCAGTCCAAAAGTATATCTAGGTCAAACCAAGATCGGCCTCAGGGGAAAGTTTCTATGTTTAGAGACGAGGGAAGTATACTTGAGAAGCAAAACAAGCAGTCTGAACGCAAAGAGAGGGAACACAGCAGTGACAAAAGTAGCAGCAAAAACATAGAAGTACAGCTTCAGGTGTCGAGTAATGATGCAGTCTCTCAAAGAACAGGCCTCTCTAGTAGTGAAGTGGTGTGTAGTGGTGCAACACTCAGTGAGCAAGAGAGTATTTCTGATCCTGGAAACCACGggaagatgataaaaacaagtgctgttcttttttcaaacaaccCATTCATCTCAGGAAACATTGAAAAGGAGAAATCCTTTGAGCGAGAACCAGAAAGTCTGAATCACGAGAGCGTAGCAGCAGACGACAGGCTGATCGTCAATGTCAAGAACAGAACCAATCTGTTTGAATCAATGCCGTTTGACAAGATCAGACACCAAAACAAGGAGGATGCTGAGACTCTGGTGGAGAACATTAAAGAAACTCTGAGTTTCCTTTACCATATAAAAGCCATACACTCATCTGGCGCCATTATTGAGGTGAACGAAACAATGAAGGCCAAAAGAGCTAAATTCCTATTATTAGATAGTGGACCTCAGATCAACTACAATGACGTGACGGAAGGTGGTGCCCAAAACCTCATCCTTCAACTGCTACCACGAACTAACCTGAAGCCTCAGATTACTTACCTAAAGGAGGATAGCGAGGGATGCATGCAGACCATGGCGGTGGATGTTCCTCACCATCAGCATCAGTTCTGTGCTAACAAAGACACAGAGTTCAAAACTGCCAACGTGGTTCAGCTTGTTGAGGACATCCTCAATCAAGACAACTCTCTGAGGAAAGGATTAATCATTCAGGAAAATGTAAGCAACTTTACAGAAGTTATTCTTTACTCCCTCTACAAATACTTTGACGAGCAAGATGTGAAGAGTTACAGCCCTCCACAAGCGGTAGGGTCAGACAAAGAGAGCATGGAAACCATTGATGCCCCCCAAGAAACATTTAGAGATGCTGAGTTAGACAGGTATGGAGTAAAGGGGAATGTAAAACTGTTCAAGGATTGCATCGAAAAGGGTGACTTTGAGTATTTGAAAACTCTTCAGGCTGAGTCTGCTGGTCAGCAAGAAGAATGTTCTGAAAACCAGAAGCTAGCAGGAGATGATAGAGATCAGACTGGACCAGGAGGAGAACAGGCTGTTGAAAGTAACACAGAATGGGTCCCAGTGGATATTAAGAgactaaaaagcattttttctaaAGACAAAACCAATATTCAGGACACTAATTTTCAATCTTCCTATGTTTCTAATTTATCATTTGCAAAAATTCAATCTTGTACAGAATCCAACACTGAAGACGATGGAAACCTTGCACAAGAGGAACCATGTCACTCAGTTGTGCCACAGTTTATAGAGCAGGTTGATGACAATGTCCATCCAGCTAAAGAGGTAGAGACCACTTACCAGGTTTCCACTCTCCAGGCTGCCATGTATGACCTCCAACAGGCCACACATGAAGCCAAATTGTTATATCAATCTCtgcaagaaacacaaaaaatcccATTTATCTCCAATAAAGCAGATGTGGAGCCTTTAGGCAGAGAAGCTAATTTACCTCGAGATGTAGGGCAAAAAGTGGAGTCGTGTACTGAAGCAGGCTCCCCTGAATGCTTACCAGCATCAAACATTATCACAGGACAAGATGAAATGACAGAGACAGGACACGAAGACAAAAAgttggaaaatgtgcaaatctGTGAGGCTAGAAATGAAAAGGATCACGACAACGATGTGATCctaaaacaagattttcaagCTGGCATGGCCTTAGCAAGCAGTTCACGGGTGTCACCTGCACTGGACGAGGAACAGGAAGGTGGTCTTCAGGGAAAAATGCAAGCAGCGTTGGAATCCTTGGAAAGGTCCAACATTAATGTCACGAGAGGAGATTTTAGGGCAGCCATGATTTACAGAAGCTCTTACAAACCTAGTCAAGGAAAACCGCAAAAACTGTCCAATCAAAagccagaaaatgaaaaagtaagtAATGTGACTGATTCTAAATTAGCTCAACCACCACTAAGTCAAGAAGGGTTAGTAGACAACTCCCCACATGGCACTGAATACAAAATTAAAGGACAAACAAATGCTGCCTCAAGAAAATCTGAAAGATCCACTGGTCCAAAACCAACCATCCCGCCCAAACCTGAACACTTTAAGGTCAAGCAGGATCAGTCAATTGCCTTAAAGAAGCCTGAAGAAACCCaaactaaaaatgtaagaaGCAAAGAACCAATGTTTCAATCTCCTCAACCACCAGAGATGTTAGTTTTAGATCAAAATAAACAATGTAAACCAAATGAAAGATCAACGGAACATCAAAGCCATGAGGATAATAATAAATCTGTGGAGATGTTACTACAAACCAAAGGAGATCATGTTCAAAGTTCAGCTATCACTTTAGAAAGCAACCAAACAGATAATTCTAGTACAACTGGACAACCAGAGGTGAGTGCAGCAGTGGAAAGGCATGGTTCCAAGAATGCAACAGGAAGAGATAACAGGAATAAAACTGATAAAAACCAGGCAGATTTAAAGGAGTCAATTCAAGATTTAGGTGAGAAAAAGGACCTTTCCATGAGGACTGCTCCACCAAAACCCATAAGACTCAAAATATTACAGAATGAggataaaacaagaaaacacaaagttaGCAATGCAGATGACAACTCAAAGCCAGTGCAAAGTTATGTGGACCCACCCTCTGACACTTGTAGACTGACAGAAATAAGGAAAGACAAGCAGGAGAAGGAGATGAAGCAAGAAGACAACATTGAAACTagagaaaagacagaagaaatcCAAATGGAGGAGGACTGCCATGAAAGGCTCTCCATCCACATGGATAAGATCGTCAGAGAGAACATAACAGCTGCCATGGAAATTTGTGACAACTTGCAAAAGCaagagcagctgcagagcaTCCTCAGCCGGGTTGAAGAAATAGAAAAGGACACAAGCGAGGTCGATGTCAAGATCCTGAGGAGAGCATTCGAGAATGTCCCTGACTGGGCTGTGAGGTCTgacaaaagaacagaaaaaaacagagacacCGAGAACAAAGGCAAAAAGTCGCCCATACCGCAGGAGAAAACTGACAGCACTTCCCCAATGGCACATGTTTATGGCGATCTTGAGCGAGCTAGTGCAGAAATCATTCATCTAAAAGAGCAGACGATTGCAAGACTTTTGGACATAGAAGACGCCATCAGGAAGGCACTTTACTCAGTGTCCACCCTAAAATCTGACTCAGACATTGCAAGTTTGTCGTATCTTTTAAAGGAATCTTTTGGGCAAAAAGCATCTCCTGCTGGTAATATCACTCAAATTACCATTCACCCAGGCAGCATGGAGCCACAGGGAGCACAAGAAAGTTGCATCACCAGAGAAATCCCAGCTGCCACAGAAACCGCCTCTGCATCCCAACAACCAAGTCTTCCATCTACACCTTCACACATCGCTATTCAGTCAGAAGCTACAAAGTCGGAGCCACAGAAAACCAGAATGTGCCCCACCTGTCAGCAGAATGCAAAAGAGGAGAAATTTCAAACAACAAAGACGCTAATGTGCAACAGCCCCACACAGGGCAAAAGAATGAACAGCATTCAAAGTGGGCAAAAACCTGAAATGCTAATCTCTGATCGAGAGGTCAGTGTGCTGGAAGTGCAAACTGATAGTGACGGGAATGGCATCACTGGAAGACCAAaagaaaatcaggaaaaaatggATGGCTCAGGAAACCGCTGTTACTCCTCCAAAATTGTCATGGCTACTGAGCCAGAAACCATAAAAGCCACAAGTAAGGCAGTTTTCAGTCCATCCAAGCAAGAAGTTTCCACCTATCCTGAATTTCAGCTGCCAGTCAGCCAGATCACTACCTTTAAACCCAAGTAA